In the Pseudonocardia sediminis genome, CTCGGGCAGGGTCTCCAGCATGAACGTCACACGGTCGACGCCGGCGTCGGCGTAGGCCTTGATCGGGTCGAGGTCGGTGCCCAGCCCGAAGACGGTGAACGGCACGTCGGTGCGGCCCTGGTCGGCGAGCCAGGAACGGACCCGGTTGATCTCCTCGACCGAGGTGTGGGCCCGCGGGAGCCAGGCGTCGCCGTGCGTGGCCAGGCGGTTCAGCGCGGCCTCGCTCTCCCCGCCGAGGTAGATCGGCGGGTGCGGGTCCTGCACCGGCTTCGGCCAGGCGAACGTCGCGTCGAAGTTCACGTGGTCGCCGTGGAACTCGGCCTCGTCCTTCGTCCACAGCTCCTTGAGCGCCCCGAGCTGCTCGGTCATCAGCGCGCCGCGCTTCTTCGGGTCCACGCCGTGGTCGCGCATCTCCTCGCGGTTCCACCCGGCGCCGACGCCGAACTGCACCCGGCCGTTCGACATGAGGTCGAGGCTGGCGACCTCCTTCGCCGTGTGGATGACGTCGCGCTGCGGGAGCAGCACGATGCCGGTCCCGAGAAGCAGGTTCTCGGTGACCGCGCCCATCTCGGCGAGCGTCAGGAACGGGTCCAGCGTGCGGTAGTACTTCTCGGGCAGGTCCCCGCCGCCCGGGTACGGCGACTCCCGGCTGGCCGGGATGTGCGAGTGCTCAGCGAGGAACACCGAGTCGAACCCGCGCGCCTCCAGAGCCCTGGCCAGGGGGGCCGGTCGAATGCCTTCATCGGTCACGAACGTCGCTACTCCGAACTTCACGACGACGGGGTACCCAAGCGGTGACCTCGCCATACCCCGCCCGGGTGGGAGCCTCGACGACGACGGCGGGCGACGACCCGGGAACGAGATCACGACGGCCGCGAAGCCGTTGCAGTGTGGTCACGAGCGGTCATGGAACCCTCTGGCGGGCATACAGTCCCGGAACTCCTGATCACCCCTTCAGAAACCCGGGGGCCCACCATGTCGCTCCGTCGTCCGGTCGTCCTGACCGTCGTGCTCGTGATGCTCGCGGTGGGGGTGCTCACCGGCGCGACGGCCGCGGCCTCGGCGTCCGCTCCCGCGACGCCCGCCGCGGCGCCGCTCCCCGCGCCCGCCGGGGCCACTCCGGCCGCCCGTCCGGCGGCCGCGGTGCCCTCGCTGGTGGCCCGCAGTGCCGCCACCCCGGCCACGGCGGCGACGCAGGGCGCGTCCGCGGCGCTGGCCAAGGTCCGGCCGCCGTGCCGGGTGACGGCACGGGCCTGCGTGGACCTCTCGGCGAAGAAGGCGTGGCTGACGAACGGCGCCGGACGGATCGTCTACGGCCCGGTGTCCGTGCTCGGCGGCCGGCGCGGCGAGCCGACCCCGGTCGGCACGTTCTCGGTGTCGAACAAGGTCCGCGACTACCACTCGCGCCAGTTCGACGCGCCCATGCCGTACTCGGTGTTCTTCATGCCCGGCATCGCGTTCCACCAGGGCAGCCTGTCCACCCGATCGGCCGGCTGCCTGCACCTGTCCCGCGCCTCGGCGCAGCGCTTCTTCTCCGAGCTCGGCCCGGGCGACTCCGTCCAGGTCGTGAGCTGAACCCGCCCGCCCGGCCGGCGACCGCCCGGCCGGGCACCGGGGCCTACTCGGCCAGGCGCTGCAGCAGCAGTGCCTCGCCGAGCACGCCCTTGCCGAACATGCCCAGGTGCAGGCTCTCGTCGATCCCGTGCCAGCGGCTGGCCGGGTCGCCGACGCCGGTGACCAGCACCGCCGCACCCGGGAACGTGCGCGCGAACTCGGCGATGAACGGGATCGAGCCGCCGATGCCCATCTCGACCGCCGACGAGCCGTAGGCCGAGGAGAACGCCTGGCGGGCGGCGTCGTAGACCGGACCGGTCGCCTCCAGGCTGAACGGCTCGGCGATTCCGGCACCGGAGGACGTCGTGACGTGCGCGCCCCACGGCACGTGGGCCTCGAGGTGCTCGCAGAGCGCCCGCTGGGCGGTCTTCGCGTCCTCGCCGGGGGCGAGCCGCATGCTGACCATCGCGCGGGCGCGCGGCAGCAGGACGTTCGAGGACTCCTCGACCCGCGGCGCGTCGATGCCCAGCACGGCGATCGCCGGCTTGTGCGTGATCCGCTCCGGGATCGTCCCGGTGCCGATCAGCTCGACGCCGTCGAGCAACCCGACGTCGGAGCGGAACGTCGACTCCTCGAAGTCCGGTGCGTCGGAGACGGCGGTGGTCAGGCCGGGTACGGCGACCTCGCCCTTGTCGTCGTGCAGCGAGGCCAGGGTGCGGCACAGGGCGGTGAGCGCGTCGCCCACCGGGCCGCCGTAGACCCCGGAGTGCACCGGGCTCTTCAGCATCGACACCTCGACCACGACGTCGACCAGACCGCGCAGCGTCGTGGTCAGCGCCGGGACGTCGACCGACGGGTTCCCGGCGTCGGCGATCACGATGACGTCCGCGGCGAGCAGCTCGTGGTGCTCGGCGAGCAGGGCGGTCAGGGTCGGCGAGCCGGACTCCTCCTCGCCCTCGATGAACAGCGTGACCCCGACCGGGGGCTTCCCGTCGTAGGCGCGGATCGCGGCCAGGTGGGTCATCACCCCGGCCTTGTCGTCGGCGGCGCCGCGGCCGTAGAGGCGCCCGTCGCGCTCGGTCGGCTCGAACGGCGCGGACGTCCAGTTCTCGTCGCCGCCGGTGGGCTGCACGTCGTGGTGGGCGTAGAGCATCACCGTCGGCGTCCCGGGCGGGGCGGGCCAGTGCGCGACGACGGCCGGTGCGCCGTCGGCCGCGCTGAGCACCTGCACCGACTCCGCTCCGGCGGCCCGGGCCAGCTCGGCGACGGCGTCGGCGCTGCGCCGGGTGTCCTCGGCGTGCGCCGGGTCGGCCCAGATGCTGGGGATCCGCACCAGGGACTCGAGATCGGTGCGTGCCCCGGGCAGGACGCGCGTGACGGCGTCGGCGAGGGCGGCGGGCGGGGCGGGCGGCGTCTGTGGCTGCGACACGTCGCCGGATGCTACGCCCGTGAGGTGACGGCACCGCGGCGCCGCGACGACCGCGCGGTGACGCCGCGCGCCCCGCCGCCTGTCCGGCTCCGGCCGGTTCCGCGTGACCTGCGGCTCGCACGCGGACCCGTGTCCTCGCACGCGATGTTCCGCGTGCGAGGACACCGGAACGGCTGCGAGGCGGGCGTGGCGGGCGATCGCGGCGACGTCGCGCCCGCTTCACGGCGGGAGGAGGGTTCGCGTCGCTAGGCTGCCGGGTATGTCCCGCTTCCTGGCGATGATGCTGGAGTCCGCGGCCGGGTCCGGCCCTGCCCCCGCCCACGGCGACGGTCCGGGGGAGGACCTGCGGGGCATGACCACCGGGGAGCCGCACGACCCGGTGCACCGTTCCTGGCCGGAGATCCACCGCGTCGCCCGCGGACGAGCGGACGCGCTGCGCCGGGGCGGCGACGGCGTCGAGGGCCTGGAGCCCGGTGGCGCGGTCGGCGTGCTGGCGGGGGAGCCGGCCGCGATCGCGCCGGTCGCCCAGGCCGTCTGGCTCTGCGGCGGCAGCGTCACGATGCTGCACCAGCCGACCCCGCGCACCGACCTGGCCGTCTGGGCGGCGGACACGATCGAGGTCCTGCGCATGATCGGCGCGCGGATGGTGCTGCTCGGACCGCCGTTCGACGCGCTCGCGCCGGTCCTGACCGAGCAGGGCATCGCGTTCCGCACGATCGACTCCCTCGACGGCGACCCGGACGCGTTCACCCCCGACGCGGATGTCGCCGGCGAGGACGACACCGCGCTGCTGCAGCTGACCAGCGGGTCCACCGCGACGCCCAAGGCCGTCCGGATCACGCACGGCAACCTGCACGCCAACATCTCCGGGATGGTCACCGCCGCCCGCCTCGACATCGAGCGCGACCGGATGGTGTCCTGGCTGCCGCTCTTCCACGACATGGGGATGGTCGGCTTCTTGACCATCCCGATGACGGTCGGCCTGGACCTGGTCTCGGTGACCCCGACCGAGTTCCTCGGCCGCCCGCGGCTGTGGGCCGAGCTGATCTCGAAGTACGCCGCGACCGTCACCGCCGCCCCGAACTTCGCCTACGCCGTGCTGGCCCGCCAGCTCGCCCGCGTCGACGACGGTGCGCTGGACCTGTCGTCGCTGCGGATCGCGCTCAACGGCGCCGAGCCGATCGACCCGCTCGCCGTCGCCACCTTCACCGACGCCGGTGCCCGGTTCGGGCTGCGCCCGGAGTCGGTGCTGTGCGCCTACGGGATGGCCGAGACCGCGCTCGGTGTGTCGTTCGCGCCGGTGGAGACGGGGCTGAGCACCGACGTCGTCGACGCCGAGGCCCTGGAGCTGCACCGCAGCGCCGCCCCCGCGACCGACGGCCCGTCGCGGGCGTTCCCCGAGCTCGGGCCGCCGCTGCCCGGGATCGAGGTCCGGGTCGTCGACGGCGAGGGTGCGGTGCGCGGGACCCGCGAGGTCGGGGTGCTGCAGCTGCGCGGAGAGTCGGTGACGCCCGGCTACCTGACCGTCGAGGGGCCGGTCGCCACCCGCGACGCCGACGGCTGGTTCGACACCGGCGACGAGGGCTACCTGACCGAGGCCGGCGCGGTCGTCGTCTGCGGCCGTCGCAAGGACGTGATCATCATGGGCGGGCGCAACATCTACCCGACCGACATCGAGCGCGCCGCAGGCGAGGCCGACGGGGTGCGGGCCGGCAACGTCGTCGCCGTGCGTCTGGCCGCGGGCCCGGACCGGCACCGCGAGTCGTTCGCCGTCGCCGTCGAGGCCAAGGCGGCCGACGACGCCGACGCCGTCATCACGATCCGCGCCGACGTCGTGCGCCGGGTGGTGTCCGCGGTGGGGGTGCGCCCCGCCGAAGTCGCGGTCCTCGCGCCGGGGAGCCTGCCGAAGACGCCGTCGGGCAAGCTCCGCCGCGCCGCCACCGGCGACCTGCTCGCCACCCCCTGAACGAGGTCGTGCGCGGATATCGCTGCCGGAGCAGCGATATCCGCGCACGGGGGCGTCAGTCCGAGAGGGCGTGGAACCGGTTCTGGGCCGGTTCGAGGCCGTCGGACAGCAGAGCCTCGGCGGCGTCCGCGGCCAGGTCGACCGCGAACTCCAGCTCCTTGCGCTCGGCCCCGGCGAAGCGCTTGAGCACGAAGTCGGCGGGGTCCTGCCGGCCCGGCGGACGGCCGATGCCGAACCGGACCCGCAGGTAGTCCTTCGTCCCGAGCGAGCGGCTGATCGAGCGCAGGCCGTTGTGCCCGCCCTCACCGCCACCGCGCTTGAGCCGGATCACGCCGAACCCGAGGTCGAGGTCGTCGTGCACGACGACGACCTCCTCCGCGGGCACCGAGAAGTAGTTGACCAGCCCGGCCACCGGCCCGCCGGAGACGTTCATGTACGTCCGCGGCTTGGCCAGTGTCACCGGGCGGCCGACCAGGCGTCCCTGTGCGACGTCGGAGTTCGAGCGCTTGTGCGAGGTGAACCGGGCGCCGGCCCTCGTCGCCAGGAGTTCGGCGACGAGGAAGCCGACGTTGTGCCGGGTCTCGGCGTACTCGGGGCCCGGGTTGCCGAGCCCGACCACCAGAGCGGGGCCCGGCACCGGACTCACTTGTCGTCGGAGCCGGACTCGCCGTCCGAGTCGGAGGCGTCGGACGACGCGTCGGAGGACTCGCCCTCCGCGGCCTCGGCCGCCTCGGCGGCCTCCTCCTCGTCGGACGGGTCCTCGACGACGCCGGCACCCTCGGTGTCGATCTCGGCCTCGAGCTCTTCCTCGGTCGGCGCCGGGATGACCTGCAGGACCAGGTACTCGGCGTCGGTGCGCAGCTCGACGCCGTTGGGCAGGCGCAGCTCGCCGGCCAGGTACTGGGTGCCGATCTCGGCGCCCTCCACGGAGACCTCGATGTTCTCCGGGATGTTGAGGACGTCGGCCTCGACCAGGACGGTGTTGAGGTCCTGGCTGATCAGCGAGCCCGGCTCGGCGTCACCGGTGACGACGACGTCGAGCTCGACCTCGACCTTCTCGCCCCGCTTGATGACCAGCAGGTCGACGTGCTCGATGTAGGGGCGCAGCGGGTGCACGACCACGGTCTTGGTCAGCGCCAGCTGGGCCGGGCCGGACACGCCCGGTACGTCGAGCTCGAGCACGGCGTTACGGCCCTGGTCGCGGACGACGGCGGCGAACTCCAGCGACGGCAGCGAGAGGTGCTGCGGGTCGGTGCCGTGCCCGTAGAGGACGGCGGGGATCTTGCCCGCGCGGCGGGTGCGACGTGCGGCGCCCTTGCCGAACTCGGTCCGGGTCTCGGCTGCG is a window encoding:
- a CDS encoding fatty acyl-AMP ligase, translated to MSRFLAMMLESAAGSGPAPAHGDGPGEDLRGMTTGEPHDPVHRSWPEIHRVARGRADALRRGGDGVEGLEPGGAVGVLAGEPAAIAPVAQAVWLCGGSVTMLHQPTPRTDLAVWAADTIEVLRMIGARMVLLGPPFDALAPVLTEQGIAFRTIDSLDGDPDAFTPDADVAGEDDTALLQLTSGSTATPKAVRITHGNLHANISGMVTAARLDIERDRMVSWLPLFHDMGMVGFLTIPMTVGLDLVSVTPTEFLGRPRLWAELISKYAATVTAAPNFAYAVLARQLARVDDGALDLSSLRIALNGAEPIDPLAVATFTDAGARFGLRPESVLCAYGMAETALGVSFAPVETGLSTDVVDAEALELHRSAAPATDGPSRAFPELGPPLPGIEVRVVDGEGAVRGTREVGVLQLRGESVTPGYLTVEGPVATRDADGWFDTGDEGYLTEAGAVVVCGRRKDVIIMGGRNIYPTDIERAAGEADGVRAGNVVAVRLAAGPDRHRESFAVAVEAKAADDADAVITIRADVVRRVVSAVGVRPAEVAVLAPGSLPKTPSGKLRRAATGDLLATP
- a CDS encoding dipeptidase — encoded protein: MSQPQTPPAPPAALADAVTRVLPGARTDLESLVRIPSIWADPAHAEDTRRSADAVAELARAAGAESVQVLSAADGAPAVVAHWPAPPGTPTVMLYAHHDVQPTGGDENWTSAPFEPTERDGRLYGRGAADDKAGVMTHLAAIRAYDGKPPVGVTLFIEGEEESGSPTLTALLAEHHELLAADVIVIADAGNPSVDVPALTTTLRGLVDVVVEVSMLKSPVHSGVYGGPVGDALTALCRTLASLHDDKGEVAVPGLTTAVSDAPDFEESTFRSDVGLLDGVELIGTGTIPERITHKPAIAVLGIDAPRVEESSNVLLPRARAMVSMRLAPGEDAKTAQRALCEHLEAHVPWGAHVTTSSGAGIAEPFSLEATGPVYDAARQAFSSAYGSSAVEMGIGGSIPFIAEFARTFPGAAVLVTGVGDPASRWHGIDESLHLGMFGKGVLGEALLLQRLAE
- a CDS encoding L,D-transpeptidase, which codes for MSLRRPVVLTVVLVMLAVGVLTGATAAASASAPATPAAAPLPAPAGATPAARPAAAVPSLVARSAATPATAATQGASAALAKVRPPCRVTARACVDLSAKKAWLTNGAGRIVYGPVSVLGGRRGEPTPVGTFSVSNKVRDYHSRQFDAPMPYSVFFMPGIAFHQGSLSTRSAGCLHLSRASAQRFFSELGPGDSVQVVS
- a CDS encoding 50S ribosomal protein L25/general stress protein Ctc; this encodes MAQTRIAAETRTEFGKGAARRTRRAGKIPAVLYGHGTDPQHLSLPSLEFAAVVRDQGRNAVLELDVPGVSGPAQLALTKTVVVHPLRPYIEHVDLLVIKRGEKVEVELDVVVTGDAEPGSLISQDLNTVLVEADVLNIPENIEVSVEGAEIGTQYLAGELRLPNGVELRTDAEYLVLQVIPAPTEEELEAEIDTEGAGVVEDPSDEEEAAEAAEAAEGESSDASSDASDSDGESGSDDK
- the pth gene encoding aminoacyl-tRNA hydrolase, encoding MSPVPGPALVVGLGNPGPEYAETRHNVGFLVAELLATRAGARFTSHKRSNSDVAQGRLVGRPVTLAKPRTYMNVSGGPVAGLVNYFSVPAEEVVVVHDDLDLGFGVIRLKRGGGEGGHNGLRSISRSLGTKDYLRVRFGIGRPPGRQDPADFVLKRFAGAERKELEFAVDLAADAAEALLSDGLEPAQNRFHALSD
- a CDS encoding LLM class F420-dependent oxidoreductase, yielding MKFGVATFVTDEGIRPAPLARALEARGFDSVFLAEHSHIPASRESPYPGGGDLPEKYYRTLDPFLTLAEMGAVTENLLLGTGIVLLPQRDVIHTAKEVASLDLMSNGRVQFGVGAGWNREEMRDHGVDPKKRGALMTEQLGALKELWTKDEAEFHGDHVNFDATFAWPKPVQDPHPPIYLGGESEAALNRLATHGDAWLPRAHTSVEEINRVRSWLADQGRTDVPFTVFGLGTDLDPIKAYADAGVDRVTFMLETLPEDDTLTALDELAEVAAKAV